One genomic region from Capra hircus breed San Clemente chromosome 6, ASM170441v1, whole genome shotgun sequence encodes:
- the LOC102186197 gene encoding alcohol dehydrogenase class-3 produces MANQVIKCKAAVAWEAGKPLSIEEVEVAPPKAHEVRIKIIATAVCHTDAYTLSGADPEGNYPVILGHEGAGIVESVGEGVTKLKAGDTVIPLYIPQCGECKFCLNPKTNLCQKIRVTQGKGLMPDGTSRFTCKGKTILHYMGTSTFSEYTVVADISAAKIDPLAPLDKVCLLGCGISTGYGAALNAAKVEPGSTCAVFGLGGVGLAVIMGCKVAGATRIIGVDINKDKFTRAKEFGASECINPQDFSKPIQEVLIEMTDGGVDYSFECIGNVKIMRAALEACHKGWGTSVVVGVAASGEEIATRPFQLVTGRTWKGTAFGGWKSVESVPKLVSEYMSKKIKVDEFVTHSLPFDQINEAFDLMHAGKSIRTVVKF; encoded by the exons ATGGCGAACCAG GTTATCAAGTGCAAGGCTGCAGTTGCCTGGGAGGCTGGGAAGCCTCTTTCTATAGAGGAGGTAGAGGTGGCACCCCCAAAGGCTCATGAAGTTCGAATTAAG ATTATTGCCACTGCAGTTTGCCACACTGACGCCTATACACTGAGTGGGGCTGATCCTGAAGGGAATTATCCAGTGATCTTGGGACATGAAGGTGCTGGAATTGTGGAGAGTGTTGGTGAAGGAGTTACTAAGCTGAAGGCAG GTGATACTGTCATCCCACTTTACATCCCCCAGTGTGGAGAATGCAAATTTTGTCTGAATCCTAAAACAAACCTTTGCCAGAAGATAAG agtcACTCAAGGAAAAGGATTAATGCCAGATGGCACTAGCAGATTTACTTGTAAAGGAAAGACAATTTTACATTACATGGGAACCAGCACATTTTCTGAATACACGGTTGTGGCTGACATTTCTGCTGCTAAAATTGATCCTTTAGCACCTTTGGACAAAGTTTGCCTTCTGGGTTGTGGCATTTCAACTGGCTATGGTGCTGCTTTGAATGCTGCCAAG GTGGAGCCTGGCTCTACTTGTGCTGTCTTTGGCCTGGGAGGAGTTGGACTGGCAGTTATCATGGGCTGTAAGGTGGCTGGTGCAACCCGGATCATTGGTGTGGACATCAATAAGGATAAATTCACAAGAGCCAAGGAGTTTGGGGCCTCTGAGTGTATTAACCCCCAGGACTTCAGTAAACCGATCCAGGAAGTGCTCATTGAGATGACTGATGGGGGAGTCGACTATTCCTTTGAGTGTATTGGTAATGTGAAAATCATG AGAGCAGCACTGGAGGCCTGCCACAAAGGCTGGGGCACCAGCGTGGTAGTGGGCGTAGCTGCCTCTGGTGAAGAAATCGCCACTCGTCCATTCCAGCTAGTCACGGGCCGCACGTGGAAAGGCACTGCCTTTGGAG gatggaagaGTGTAGAAAGTGTCCCAAAGTTGGTGTCTGAATATATGTCCAAAAAGATAAAAGTTGATGAGTTTGTGACTCACAGTCTGCCTTTTGACCAAATTAATGAAGCCTTTGATCTGATGCATGCTGGAAAGAG CATCCGAACTGTTGTAAAGTTTTAA